The DNA segment CTCCGCGTCCTCGCCTCGTCGCGGTCAGTGGGCCGCCGCCTGCCATGGGCCGGCGGGGAGGTCGAGGTGGAGGACGCCGATGTCGCCGACTTTCGGGGCATCGATCTCGCCATGCTGTCCTGCGGCGCATCTGCATCGAGGCTCCTTGCTCCCCGGCTGGCCGAGGCTGGCGCCATCGTGGTCGACAACTCATCTGCCTGGCGCATGGACCCGGACGTGCCCCTCGTCGTACCCGAGGTGAACGGCGATGCCCTGTCACGCTTGGCCAAGGGAATCGTGGCCAACCCCAACTGCACGACCATGGTGGCCATGCCGGTGCTCAAGCCGCTCCACGCCGCTGCCGGGCTGCGGCGAGTGGTCGTCTCGACCTACCAAGCCGTGTCGGGCGCTGGTGGCGCAGGCGTCGCGGAGCTTGACGAACAGCTCCGCAAGGGTCTCGACCGAGCGGTCCAACTCACGTTCGATGGCTCGGCCGTAGAGCTGCCACCACCGGCGGTATTTCCCGCCAACATTGCCTTCAACGTCGTTCCCATGGCGGGCAGGATGATCGACGACGAGACCTCCGAGGAGCACAAGTTCCGGGATGAGAGCCGCAAGATCCTCGACCTCCCGGAGCTGGCTGTGTCCTGCACCTGCGTCCGGGTCCCCGTGTTCACTGGACACAGCCTCTCGCTGAACACCGAATTCGAAAGGGAGCTCTCAGTCGAGCGAGCAACCCAGCTCCTCGCGGCCGCTCCGGGTGTGCGCATCAGCCCGGTC comes from the Acidimicrobiales bacterium genome and includes:
- a CDS encoding aspartate-semialdehyde dehydrogenase — encoded protein: MRVAIIGATGQVGGVMRGVLAERHFPVDDLRVLASSRSVGRRLPWAGGEVEVEDADVADFRGIDLAMLSCGASASRLLAPRLAEAGAIVVDNSSAWRMDPDVPLVVPEVNGDALSRLAKGIVANPNCTTMVAMPVLKPLHAAAGLRRVVVSTYQAVSGAGGAGVAELDEQLRKGLDRAVQLTFDGSAVELPPPAVFPANIAFNVVPMAGRMIDDETSEEHKFRDESRKILDLPELAVSCTCVRVPVFTGHSLSLNTEFERELSVERATQLLAAAPGVRISPVPTPLAAAGSDPVLVGRPRKDLGSTHGLALFVSGDNLRKGAALNAVQIAEALLPRLG